The following nucleotide sequence is from Saccharothrix texasensis.
CGCCGAGGCCGGCGACCTCAGGGGCAAGGTCCTGGTGACACCCTGAGAACGGGGGTCCGGGGGAAGTCAGGGTGCGTCCCCGATGCCCGGAAACGCCTGGCGGAGCACTCTTGAGCCATGACGAACGACGTGCTCACCGAAGCCACCGCCAAGGTCAAGAAGCTCCGCCGCAGCCGGACCGACAAGATGGTCGCGGGCGTCTGCGGCGGCGTCGCCAAGCTCCTCGGCGTGGACGCGGCGCTGGTCCGCATCCTGCTGGTCGCCGCCACCCTCTTCGGGTTCGGCACGGGCGCGGTCCTCTACCTCGCCTGCTGGCTCCTCATGCCCGAAGAGGACTGATCACCGCGGGTGACCGGGCACGCCCGGGAGCACCTGCCACGGCCGGGGGCCGTCGAGGGGGC
It contains:
- a CDS encoding PspC domain-containing protein, which encodes MTNDVLTEATAKVKKLRRSRTDKMVAGVCGGVAKLLGVDAALVRILLVAATLFGFGTGAVLYLACWLLMPEED